One genomic segment of Marinitoga piezophila KA3 includes these proteins:
- a CDS encoding FeoA family protein yields the protein MIIPLSSLIIGMDGIIVRLDFEDSIKERFIAMGVLPGKKITYVHESPFGDPMVFKIEDNKIMIRKSEAQRIFVDVTEEYITLDEARPGMYEVFMIKGGMLLKKELEKTGITIGSKIQVLSNNYGKVLINANGKKIGFGKGRSRKIILRKIR from the coding sequence ATGATAATACCATTAAGCAGTTTAATAATAGGAATGGATGGAATAATTGTAAGGCTCGATTTTGAAGATTCAATAAAGGAAAGATTTATTGCCATGGGGGTATTACCTGGTAAGAAAATAACTTATGTTCACGAATCACCATTTGGAGACCCAATGGTATTTAAAATTGAAGATAATAAAATCATGATAAGAAAAAGTGAAGCTCAGCGTATTTTTGTTGATGTTACTGAAGAATATATTACTTTGGATGAGGCACGTCCGGGAATGTATGAAGTTTTTATGATTAAAGGCGGAATGTTATTAAAAAAAGAATTGGAGAAGACAGGTATTACTATAGGCAGTAAAATTCAGGTTTTAAGCAATAATTATGGAAAGGTTTTAATTAATGCAAATGGTAAAAAAATAGGATTTGGTAAAGGAAGGTCGAGAAAAATAATTCTCAGAAAAATCAGATAA